A stretch of the Capsicum annuum cultivar UCD-10X-F1 chromosome 8, UCD10Xv1.1, whole genome shotgun sequence genome encodes the following:
- the LOC107839442 gene encoding glycine-rich cell wall structural protein-like yields MKGCSVFDLCCAKESGRKKKNHPTVSTQNVTGGAPPPPLPSQANRNVEKCDIKPKNSTTMKDGGMVVLRAAAGIVTSAPVNTSGGGGHSSSRTSGGGGGGQIRSWGGGGGGGGGFSSSLGGGGGCGGGGGGC; encoded by the coding sequence ATGAAAGGATGTTCAGTTTTTGATTTGTGTTGTGCTAAGGAAAGTGGCCGGAAGAAAAAGAACCACCCTACTGTGAGTACTCAGAATGTGACAGGCGGTGCACCCCCTCCTCCTCTGCCTTCACAAGCGAATCGCAATGTTGAAAAGTGTGATATTAAACCCAAGAACAGCACAACAATGAAAGATGGTGGAATGGTTGTCCTAAGGGCTGCTGCTGGCATAGTTACCTCGGCCCCTGTTAACACTAGTGGTGGTGGTGGACATTCGAGCAGTCGGACTAGTGGAGGCGGTGGTGGTGGACAGATTAGGAGTTGGGGTGGAggtggaggtggtggtggtggattttCAAGCAGTTTGGGTGGAGGTGGTGGCTGTGGCGGAGGAGGCGGTGGATGTTGA